The following proteins are encoded in a genomic region of Dioscorea cayenensis subsp. rotundata cultivar TDr96_F1 chromosome 8, TDr96_F1_v2_PseudoChromosome.rev07_lg8_w22 25.fasta, whole genome shotgun sequence:
- the LOC120266874 gene encoding syntaxin-132-like — MEASQQLIEKDIDRVGKIALSVKTKLEELDKDNLRNRQKPRCGKGSTVDRSRIATTVALKNKLKERMTEFQAIREMIHQEYRELVVQRFFTVTGNHADEETIDKLMAPGNSEQNFQKAIQASGRGQIMVTIGELEERHDAVKELERKLHELQQIFLDLAVLVEAQGDMMDNIESHVSSAVNYVQSGVVALQSTKKRKKNSRKWMYIAMCLLLFIAAVIVLAVLKPWVKHKHA, encoded by the exons ATGGAAG CAAGTCAGCAGCTCATTGAGAAAGACATTGATAGGGTGGGAAAAATAGCATTATCTGTCAAAACGAAACTAGAAGAACTGGATAAAGAT aaTTTGCGAAATAGACAGAAACCCAGATGTGGCAAAGGGTCTACTGTGGATAGATCCAGAATTGCAACTACAGT TGCCTTGAAAAATAAGCTGAAGGAGCGAATGACTGAATTTCAG GCAATAAGGGAAATGATTCATCAAGAATATCGTGAGCTTGTTGTGCAAAGGTTTTTTACAG TTACCGGAAATCATGCTGACGAAGAG ACAATTGACAAGTTGATGGCACCTGGAAACAGCGAACAAAATTTCCAGAAAGCTATTCAAGCGAGTGGGCGTGGCCAG ATAATGGTGACCATTGGAGAACTTGAAGAGCGACATGATGCTGTTAAAGAACTTGAAAGAAAACTTCATGAGCTACAGCAG ATATTTCTTGACCTGGCCGTGTTGGTTGAGGCACAAGGTGACATGATGGATAACATCGAATCCCAT GTTTCTAGTGCTGTGAACTATGTGCAGTCTGGGGTAGTTGCTCTCCAAAGCACAAAGAAGCGAAAAAAGAACTCTCGTAAGTGGATGTATATAGCCATGTGTCTTCTCCTTTTCATCGCCGCAGTTATTGTTTTGGCAGTGCTCAAACCATGGGTCAAGCACAAGCATGCATAG